The stretch of DNA GGTACTTTTCGAGATAATCTAAACCGTATCCAACCACAAATTCATCTGGGACAATAAAACCTACGTAATCTGCTTTTATTGCACTCTTCCTTCCTGTTGGTTTGTCGAGTAAGGTAACAATTTTGATTGACTTTGCTTTTCGGTATCGGAATAAATCATATAGATAGCTTAATGTTAAGCCGCTATCGATAATATCCTCAATGATTAAGATGTCTCTTCCTTCAACTGAAGTATCTAAATCCTTTAGGATTTTCACTTCCCCTGAGGAAACAAAGCCAGATCCATAACTTGAAACATCCATAAAATCCATTTCTAGATAACAATCCATTCGTTTTAATAAATCAGCCATAAATGGCATTGCACCCTTTAGAACACAGATTGCAAGAGGAACAGTATCTTTATATTCCTCCGTTAATTCCGCCGCTAACACCTTAATTTTTTCCTGAATTTCCTCTTCTGAAACTAACACCTTTTCAATATCCTGATTCATCATAAATTGTGCCTCCTAGAAGATCATTACTTATTATATGTGAGTAGTATATACTGACTTGTTGA from Neobacillus sp. CF12 encodes:
- the hpt gene encoding hypoxanthine phosphoribosyltransferase, producing the protein MMNQDIEKVLVSEEEIQEKIKVLAAELTEEYKDTVPLAICVLKGAMPFMADLLKRMDCYLEMDFMDVSSYGSGFVSSGEVKILKDLDTSVEGRDILIIEDIIDSGLTLSYLYDLFRYRKAKSIKIVTLLDKPTGRKSAIKADYVGFIVPDEFVVGYGLDYLEKYRNLPYIGVLKPEVYSDNL